The following are encoded together in the Blautia obeum ATCC 29174 genome:
- a CDS encoding DUF5688 family protein yields the protein MENGYENFVDTLRQSLLKETSYEEEMICYKKAEEYPPTSGDRLLLKNRQKEGVYEVCALYVRDLYDEFQNGWSMENIIQEIMKRLDTLARSECFEKSKNLDSYEKVKGDLFIRLMNVVKYRDELKNAIFRTVGDIALVLYARMGELDGCSTSIKIKKHMLQKWEQDEQSVFNEALLNTYFISPPRIYCWEKLLYNLDYEGENFMNLLFDMSLKKDAIGNCLSTSVRTNGAVAVFLPGVAQRLGKLIGGSFYMVFTSIHEVMIHSEDSADPRKLKEVLAETVEETTPEEDFLTYYVYHYNAETGQFSYY from the coding sequence ATGGAAAACGGTTACGAAAACTTCGTGGACACTTTGAGACAGAGTCTTCTTAAGGAAACTTCTTATGAAGAAGAAATGATCTGTTATAAGAAGGCTGAGGAATATCCTCCGACTTCGGGTGACAGACTGCTTTTGAAAAACAGACAGAAGGAAGGCGTTTATGAAGTCTGTGCACTTTATGTGCGAGATCTGTATGATGAATTTCAAAATGGATGGAGCATGGAGAATATCATACAGGAAATTATGAAAAGATTAGATACGCTTGCTCGTTCCGAGTGTTTTGAAAAAAGTAAAAATCTGGACAGTTACGAAAAGGTAAAGGGAGATCTGTTTATCCGCCTGATGAATGTGGTTAAATATCGAGATGAACTGAAGAATGCAATTTTTCGAACCGTTGGGGATATTGCACTGGTATTATATGCCCGGATGGGAGAACTGGATGGATGCAGTACCAGCATTAAAATAAAAAAACATATGTTACAGAAATGGGAGCAGGATGAACAGTCAGTGTTTAATGAGGCACTTTTGAATACGTATTTTATTTCGCCACCAAGAATTTATTGCTGGGAGAAACTTCTATATAATTTGGATTATGAAGGCGAGAATTTTATGAATCTGCTGTTTGATATGTCTTTGAAGAAAGATGCAATAGGAAATTGTCTGAGTACATCTGTCCGGACCAATGGAGCAGTGGCTGTTTTTTTACCCGGAGTTGCGCAGCGATTGGGGAAACTTATTGGTGGCAGTTTTTATATGGTGTTTACAAGTATTCATGAAGTAATGATACACAGCGAAGATAGTGCAGATCCAAGAAAGCTAAAAGAGGTTCTGGCAGAGACTGTAGAGGAAACGACACCGGAAGAAGATTTTCTTACCTATTATGTGTACCATTACAATGCGGAAACTGGTCAGTTCAGCTATTATTGA